Genomic DNA from Clostridium sp. BJN0013:
TTTAATAGCTATGGTTACAGGTTTAGTTGAGTCTATATCTACTAAAGCCTCAGAGCCTTCAATTAGCTGCCTTGCCCTTTTAGCAGTCATGGTAACTAAAGTATATCTATTCTCTACTTTTTTCAATAAATCCACAATAGATGGATTTATCATCGAGTTGTTCATAAGTAATGCCCTCCTTGGAACTTAATATTTCATCTTTAATTCTATCTACTCTGCACCTTTCAGCAGTAATTATGTTTTCTATCTTTTTAACTGCACATTCTATAGTATCGTTTATAACTGCATAATTGTATTTTGATACATAATTGATTTCCTTATAAGCTGATTTAAATCTAGTCATAAGAGACTCTGGGGTTTCACTGCCTCTTTTTATAATTCTATTTTTAAGTTCTTCCATTGAAGGTGGAAGTATAAATATAAATACTCCTTTAGGATAAGCTTCCTTTACTTTTAAGGCTCCTTGAATATCTATTTCAAGAACCACATCTTTCCCTTCATCTATAGCCTTTAAAACTTCAGATTTAGGAGTTCCATAATAATTTCCATATACTTTTGCATATTCTAAAAAATCTTTCTTCTTTACTTTAGCTTTAAAAGTTTCTTCAGTAAAAAAATGATAGTTCACCCCATCTACTTCCCCCTTTCTTGGGGATCTTGTAGTAGCTGAAACTGACATCCAAAGCTTATTTTTGCTGATCAATTCCCTGCATATTGTCCCCTTACCGGTTCCAGAAGGTCCTGATATAACAATTAAAAGCCCTTTTTTCATTGTACTTCAACCTCACTAATCTCATCCTCTTCACCTTTAGTGGACAATCTATGAGCTACTGTTTCAGGCTGAACTGCTGAAAGTATTACATGATCGCTATCTGTTATTATAACAGCTCTTGTTCTTCTGCCATAAGTAGCATCTATAAGCATTCCTCTATCTCGTGCTTCTTGAATTATTCTCTTTATAGGTGCAGATTCAGGACTAACTATAGCTATTAATCTATTGGCTGAGACAATATTCCCAAAGCCTATATTTATCAACTTTATACCCATATATTTCCTCCTAGTTCATTCCACATTTTGTATTTGTTCTCTTATTTTTTCTATTTCGTTTTTTATGTCTAATATGTTTCTAGTTATATTCAAATTTGTAGATTTTGAAGCAATAGTATTTGCTTCTCTATTCATTTCCTGTAATATAAAATCAAGTTTCCTTCCTACAGGTTCATCTGCAGCTAAAGTTTTCTGAAATTGAACCATATGGCTGTTTAATCTTACAATTTCTTCATCAACACTGGATTTATCTGCAAATAAGGCCACTTCCATTGCAACTCTATTTTCATCCACCGGATATTCTTCTAATAAATTCTTTAACCTTTGGGAAAGTTTATTTCTATAATCTTTTACCACTTCCTGAGAATTATTTTCTACTTCAAGCAGTAAATTTCCAATGTAATTACATTTTTGACATAAATCTTTTTTAAGCTTTTCTCCCTCTTTCTCTCTCATATCTACAAGCATGGAAAGCGCATCATTTAAAGCATGTGATAAATACTTCCAAGTATGCTCCATATCTTCTTCTTCTTTTTTTAGTGTTATTACTTCAGGAAATTTAGCCACAAGGCTTAGGGGTATATTTTCTTTTATGTCATATTTTTCCTTAATCCTATTAAAACATTCTATATAGCTATCCACTAAACCTTCATCTAATACAGCCTTTATACCATAACTATTATAACTCCTTTGAGTTACAATTATATCCACCTTACCCCTATTTATTCTTTGTAATATAACTTTTCTCATTTTATCTTCTAAAAGCATAAGACTTTTAGGCATCTTAATATTTAAATCACAGTATCTGTGATTTACACTTTTCATTTCTACCGTAAAACTTTGATTTTCATCTTCTAAAGTACCTCTTCCAAATCCAGTCATACTTTTCATTATAATTTCATCCTTCCACATGTATAGCCTTATAAATCCATATTAATTATACATAAATACTAATAATAATTTCAAGGTAATTCACAGTAGAAGATTTAAAAATGCCTAAATTCATATATAAATGAGATAAATTTAAAACTTTAAGACGATTATAACACAAAATACTCATAATAAAAGGATAAATTAAAAATTTATTTCTATTTTCAATAATGATCTATACCACGTGTAAAAATTTAGAACTTCAGATAATTAAACCTAAAATTATCCAAAGTCCCCAAATGAATACTGCCATAGATACTTCAAGAAATTATAGTATAATACATATTAAACCGCCATTGCCTTCATTTATAATTTTTTGAAGAGTTTTTTGTATCTTTACTTGAATATCTTCCGGCATCTTATATAATTTATTTTGAAGTCCTTCCTTTACTAAAATTTCTAAGGATTTTCCAAACATATTGCTTTGCCATATTTTAGAGGGATCGCTTTCAAATTGCTCCAGCAGAGATTTTACCATTTCCTCACTTTCCCTTTCTGTACCCATAATAGGTGAAACTTCCGTTTGAATATCTGCCCTTATAAAATGAAGGGAAGGAGCACTGGCTTTTAATTTTACTCCAAATCTATTCCCTTGTTTCACTATTTCAGGTTCTTCCAGCTTCATCTCAGAAAGCTGTGGTGCTACTAGACCATATCCTGTTTCCTTAACTTCCTTTAAAGCTCCTGATATTTTATCATATTCAACTTTAGCTGTATGCATCTTCTCAATTATACTAATTAAATCACTTTCCCCCTGAATTTCTTCTTCACAAACTTCACTAAGTACTCTATAATAAAGGCTTTTTTTAGACTTTAAGTTAATTCTGGCAGTTCCTTCTCCCATATTAATCTCCTTTATTACAGGTTCATCTATAAATTCTATGTCACGAACACCTTGAAGTGACCTATCTATATCTCTAACTTTATATATAGTGTCACACATTTCTTTTACTAAATTTATAAAATTCACCTTCAACCAATGCACAGGATCCATTTTTTCTATCCATTCTGGCATGTCAATATTTATCTCTTTAACTGGAAACTCTTTAAGTACTCTTTGAAATACACTGGTCACATCTTCTTCTTTCATATTCAATACATCCATGGTCTGCACAGGCACATCATATTTACCTTCCAATTCTTTCTTTAAGGCTATAGTATCAGGATCATAAGGATGCTGTGAATTTAGAACCGTTATAAAAGGCTTATTTATGGACTTTAATTCATTTACTACCCTTTCTTCTGCTTCCACATAATCTTCTCTATTTATATCCGTTATAGAACCATCCGTAGTAATCAAAAGTCCTATAGTAGAGTGCTCATTTATTACCTTTTTTGTTCCAATTTCTGCAGCTTCCTCAAAAGGTATCTCATAGTCATACCAAGGGGTAGTCACCATTTTTGCCTCTTCCCCATCCATATATCCCGATGCACTTTTAACTATATAGCCCACACAATCTACCATTCTTATTTTAAATTTAGCACCTCCTTCTAAATTTATCTCTATAGCTTCATTAGGTACAAATTTAGGCTCTGTAGTATGAATAGATTTTCCTGAAGAACTTTGAGGTAATTCATCTTTAGCCCGTTGTTTTTTATAGGCATTATTTATGTTAGGCAATACCATTATTTCCATAAATCTTTTTATAAAAGTTGATTTTCCTGTTCTAACAGGCCCTACTACTCCTACATATATATCTCCCTGAGTTCTTTCAGCAATATCTTTGTATATATCAAAATTTTCCAAAATATGCCCTCCAATAATCTAATATTAACAGTATATATATATTTTTATATATAACATTTTATTACTAGATCTTTTATCAGATTATTGATAATTAAAGCTGATAATCTATCTACCATAAGATTGAACTTTTGAATCCACTTCTTTATAGCTTACAATATCATCTACTATATATATGGGCCTATCTTTCACTTCATCAAAAATTCTCCCAATATACTGTCCCATTATACCCATACTTATAAATAGCAAACTTATCATAAATGAATTAATGGAAAGTACTAGTCCTATACTTAAAATATCCACTTTATTAACTATATTTTTAATAATTATAATAATTGCTGAAAGCAGGCTTGTTATTAATAAAAAAACTCCTATATAATTTATAAAAGATAAGGGCCTGTAGGATAGAGAAGTTATGCCATCTAAAGCTAACTTCACCATTTTACTTAATGGGTACTTTGTTTCTCCTGCAAATCTTTTCTGCCTTACAAATTCCACATAAGTCTGTTTAAACCCTACCCAGCTAACAAGTCCCCTTACATATCTATTTTTTTCCGGCAGTGAAGACAGAGCATCACACACTTTCTTGTCAATAAGTCTAAAATCTCCCACATCTATAGGTATATCAATATTGGTCATGGATTTTAACACCTTATAATACATTGAAGCTGTAAATTTTTTAAAAAAGCTTTCCCCCTCTCTTTTTACTCTCTTACCGTAAACTACTTCATAACCCTCTCTCCATTTTTCTATCATCTTTAGAATAACTTCTGGTGGATCCTGTAGATCTGCATCAATTACAACAATAGCATCTCCCATAGCTATATTCATCCCTGCTGTTATTGCCGCTTGATGGCCAAAGTTTCTTGAAAAATTAACTAATTTTATTCTAAAGTCCTTTTTACAAATCAGTTGTACTTTATTTTTTGTAGTATCTTTACTGCCATCATTTACAAATACAATCTCATACTCTTCTCCTGTGGAATCCATAACTTCCTTAAGTCTTTTATAACTTTCTAAAATTACAAGCTCTTCATTATATAAAGGCACTACAACACTATAGATAACTTTATCTTTAAACATTTTTACACCCCATTTAACTTGATCTTTATAAAGATTATAAATAATAATTATAGTTACAATATGTAATAGTTGTGTGAAATTTATGTGATCATAAAAAAGCAACCATCTTTATCAACGATTGCTTTTAAGTATCTGAATATAAATAACAAGTCAAAAATAGCCTACCATACTGACTAGTTATTTATTTAAAGATGCCTTAGTAGGGTACTTAATTATAAAACTTACACCTTTTTCTCTATTTACAGCTTTTATATCTCCACTATAAAAATCTATTATTTTTTTTGAAATAGCAAGACCCAGTCCGAAATTTCCTGTTTTGTCTTTATACATATTATCAAATATACGTTCTATATCTTCATTTTTAATACTATTTCCATCATTATAAATTTCAAGTATGGAAAAGCCCCCTTCATTTTTTAAACTTATTTTTATGGTAGTTCTGGCATACCTTAGTGCATTATCTAATATATTTTCTACAGAAACCTGTATTTTTTCCCTATCCCCCCAAACCAGGCTTTTATGAATATCCAATTCCCAATGAATATTATTTTTAAGTACCTTAAATCTCTCCAGCATATTATCGATAATTTGCTGCAAATCAACGCTTTCATTTTTACCATTATTTTCTAGTATATATTCCAAGGTATTAAAATATAATATTTCCTTAATTCTTTTTTCCAAGTTTACAGCTTCCTCTTTTATTATCTCAGCGGTTTTTTCCACAGAATCTATATATATTCCATCTATAATCGCCTCAGCGTGACCCATAATAACCATAACCGGTGTTTTTAAATCATGGGATATACTTTGTAGAAATAGTCTTTCATTTTCATCGGCATATTTTAACTTTTTTTGCATAACATTCATAGAATTTGCCAGGCTTCCAATTTCATCATTACTTTTAACCTTAATAGGTTCTCCCCATTGTTTATTAGATATTCTTTTAGTATAATTCTCCAATTCTTTAAGGGGCCTTGAAATATAGGAAGCCACAAGTTTTGAAGTAAAAAAGGCTATAACAATAAATATAATTCCTATGATAGCTACATTATATAGTATACTATTGTCTGCAAAATAAGGCATGTAAGTAATAAGATAAGATTTTCCGGGTTGCTGGATTTTTATTGAACTTATAATAAAAAAGAATTTCTTGTTATTATAATATTCTTTAAACTGTTTTTGCCCATTTTCTGCGTATTTAGTAAAACTAATCATCCACTCCTTCTGGCCATTTTCCTCTGGTCTGGATTTTTCTGGAGGTTTATTTATATCTATTACTTCAGCTTCATTATTATTTATGGTAACAACTAAATTTTGTATTTCTCTAAGATTTCTCAATTTATCAAACCTTAAAGGATCATTAAAATTATCACTTTTTAATAACATATTATGCGCTGCCTTTAAATCTTCAATTTTAGCCTTTTCATCAAAAGCTCTAAATACAAATACATACAAAAGGGAGATACAACATATTATCACAAGAATCATAATGGTAAATGTAATCCATATTCTTAACATTAAAGATTTTATTTTGAACTTTTTCATACTCTCACGACCAATTTATATCCATAACCATATACTGTTTCTATGGTTAACTTATCTGCTTTTTTCCTAAGCCTTCTTATAGTATCATCTACCACCCTGTCTGAACCAAAATAATCATTTCCCCATACATTCATTAAAATTTGTTCTCTGGATATTAAATTGTTTTTATTATCCGTAAGATAACTTAACAATTCAAACTCCTTGTTGGTAAGTTGCAGTTCCTCTCCTTTAAATGAAACCATTCTTTGACTTTTACTAATTAAATATTCTCCAATATTTATATCTATATTTTCAGTATTGTGCTCATTTCCATATATTCTTTCCATAAGCTTATTAGTCCTTATGACCAATTCCCTGGGTAAAAACGGCTTAGACAAATAATCATCACTTCCAAGTTCTAGTCCCACTACCCTATCCAATTCTTCATTTCTTGCAGACATAAATATAACAGGAGTATTTTTATTATTTTGTTTTATATATTTTATTAGCTCATATCCATCTATATCAGGAAGCATTATATCCAGTATCCAAAGATCTGGCATATCCTTTATTCTTTTTTTTGCACAACTGCCGTCAAAAAAAGTGGTAACATCATATCCTTCATTTTTAAGATATTTTTCAAGCAAAACATTTAGACTTCTTTCATCCTCTACCAAATATATTTTTTTAGCCAATATTATCACCTCAAATTAAATTAACTAGTGATTTTAAATACTTTAACGCCCCTATTTTATCATATCCTTAAAAAGCTGTCCATGAAGCATGAATATTTTAAACAAATAGTATAAAATATAAAAGATTCAGGTAAAAAAGCACTCCGTATAACAGAATTCCACCTGAACCTTATAAAAACTTTTATATCTACTTAAATTGTTGTTTTCTCTATAAACTATCTGTATATTCTTTTAAATCATATAGTTGTTTTTGAGAATCTCTGCCTCCCATTCCCTGTGGATTTTTCGAATTTGTGCTACTTTCTATACTATTCTCTGTATTATCTGATGATTTACTGGTAGATTCAGTGGAATTACCATATTCACTTGAAGAAACAACTTTTCCATTTTCCTTAACCCAGTTCATAATTTCACTACTGGAATTACTTCCACCTGAACCTCCTACCATTACATATCTAACTTCTCCATTTTTCACTAATTCTTTAAACTCATCCAGGGTAATTGCCTTATTGTTTCCCATAAATCCTCCAAGAGACATTACAGCTTCTCCTGTATTTA
This window encodes:
- the rpoZ gene encoding DNA-directed RNA polymerase subunit omega, which encodes MNNSMINPSIVDLLKKVENRYTLVTMTAKRARQLIEGSEALVDIDSTKPVTIAIKEISERAITYETVKEGIK
- the gmk gene encoding guanylate kinase; the protein is MKKGLLIVISGPSGTGKGTICRELISKNKLWMSVSATTRSPRKGEVDGVNYHFFTEETFKAKVKKKDFLEYAKVYGNYYGTPKSEVLKAIDEGKDVVLEIDIQGALKVKEAYPKGVFIFILPPSMEELKNRIIKRGSETPESLMTRFKSAYKEINYVSKYNYAVINDTIECAVKKIENIITAERCRVDRIKDEILSSKEGITYEQLDDKSIYCGFIEKSRE
- the remA gene encoding extracellular matrix/biofilm regulator RemA, translating into MGIKLINIGFGNIVSANRLIAIVSPESAPIKRIIQEARDRGMLIDATYGRRTRAVIITDSDHVILSAVQPETVAHRLSTKGEEDEISEVEVQ
- a CDS encoding YicC/YloC family endoribonuclease, producing MMKSMTGFGRGTLEDENQSFTVEMKSVNHRYCDLNIKMPKSLMLLEDKMRKVILQRINRGKVDIIVTQRSYNSYGIKAVLDEGLVDSYIECFNRIKEKYDIKENIPLSLVAKFPEVITLKKEEEDMEHTWKYLSHALNDALSMLVDMREKEGEKLKKDLCQKCNYIGNLLLEVENNSQEVVKDYRNKLSQRLKNLLEEYPVDENRVAMEVALFADKSSVDEEIVRLNSHMVQFQKTLAADEPVGRKLDFILQEMNREANTIASKSTNLNITRNILDIKNEIEKIREQIQNVE
- the spoIVA gene encoding stage IV sporulation protein A encodes the protein MENFDIYKDIAERTQGDIYVGVVGPVRTGKSTFIKRFMEIMVLPNINNAYKKQRAKDELPQSSSGKSIHTTEPKFVPNEAIEINLEGGAKFKIRMVDCVGYIVKSASGYMDGEEAKMVTTPWYDYEIPFEEAAEIGTKKVINEHSTIGLLITTDGSITDINREDYVEAEERVVNELKSINKPFITVLNSQHPYDPDTIALKKELEGKYDVPVQTMDVLNMKEEDVTSVFQRVLKEFPVKEINIDMPEWIEKMDPVHWLKVNFINLVKEMCDTIYKVRDIDRSLQGVRDIEFIDEPVIKEINMGEGTARINLKSKKSLYYRVLSEVCEEEIQGESDLISIIEKMHTAKVEYDKISGALKEVKETGYGLVAPQLSEMKLEEPEIVKQGNRFGVKLKASAPSLHFIRADIQTEVSPIMGTERESEEMVKSLLEQFESDPSKIWQSNMFGKSLEILVKEGLQNKLYKMPEDIQVKIQKTLQKIINEGNGGLICIIL
- a CDS encoding glycosyltransferase family 2 protein, with the protein product MFKDKVIYSVVVPLYNEELVILESYKRLKEVMDSTGEEYEIVFVNDGSKDTTKNKVQLICKKDFRIKLVNFSRNFGHQAAITAGMNIAMGDAIVVIDADLQDPPEVILKMIEKWREGYEVVYGKRVKREGESFFKKFTASMYYKVLKSMTNIDIPIDVGDFRLIDKKVCDALSSLPEKNRYVRGLVSWVGFKQTYVEFVRQKRFAGETKYPLSKMVKLALDGITSLSYRPLSFINYIGVFLLITSLLSAIIIIIKNIVNKVDILSIGLVLSINSFMISLLFISMGIMGQYIGRIFDEVKDRPIYIVDDIVSYKEVDSKVQSYGR
- a CDS encoding ATP-binding protein; translation: MKKFKIKSLMLRIWITFTIMILVIICCISLLYVFVFRAFDEKAKIEDLKAAHNMLLKSDNFNDPLRFDKLRNLREIQNLVVTINNNEAEVIDINKPPEKSRPEENGQKEWMISFTKYAENGQKQFKEYYNNKKFFFIISSIKIQQPGKSYLITYMPYFADNSILYNVAIIGIIFIVIAFFTSKLVASYISRPLKELENYTKRISNKQWGEPIKVKSNDEIGSLANSMNVMQKKLKYADENERLFLQSISHDLKTPVMVIMGHAEAIIDGIYIDSVEKTAEIIKEEAVNLEKRIKEILYFNTLEYILENNGKNESVDLQQIIDNMLERFKVLKNNIHWELDIHKSLVWGDREKIQVSVENILDNALRYARTTIKISLKNEGGFSILEIYNDGNSIKNEDIERIFDNMYKDKTGNFGLGLAISKKIIDFYSGDIKAVNREKGVSFIIKYPTKASLNK
- a CDS encoding response regulator transcription factor encodes the protein MAKKIYLVEDERSLNVLLEKYLKNEGYDVTTFFDGSCAKKRIKDMPDLWILDIMLPDIDGYELIKYIKQNNKNTPVIFMSARNEELDRVVGLELGSDDYLSKPFLPRELVIRTNKLMERIYGNEHNTENIDINIGEYLISKSQRMVSFKGEELQLTNKEFELLSYLTDNKNNLISREQILMNVWGNDYFGSDRVVDDTIRRLRKKADKLTIETVYGYGYKLVVRV